One part of the Falco peregrinus isolate bFalPer1 chromosome 14, bFalPer1.pri, whole genome shotgun sequence genome encodes these proteins:
- the SETD6 gene encoding N-lysine methyltransferase SETD6 isoform X3, producing the protein MASVPKRPKVPRRRGGRDTGHPDPGSGLRGHPRFTPASHPQAAAGGSARGQRSADPLSGFLAWCGRAGVQLSPKVRLSRAGAVAGYGMLAAAELQAGEVLCSVPRAALLSQHTSAIRGLLRDAQESLQSQSGWVPLLLALLHEYTASSSPWQPYFSLWQDFRSLDHPMFWPEEERTRLLQGTGIPEAVDKDLANIHLEYSSIILPFMKAHPKIFDPKLHTLELYKELVAFVMAYSFQEPLEEEDEDEKGPNPPMMVPVADILNHVANHNANLEYSPQCLRMVTTQPISKGQEIFNTYGQMANWQLLHMYGFAEPYPGNSNDTADIQMVTVRKAALQRECQQRGTAAAGRRAVGLLVPAGDGGGGRCLCTRLG; encoded by the exons ATGGCGTCGGTGCCCAAGAGGCCCAAGGTGCCGCGGCGGCGGGGTGGGAGGGACACGGGACACCCCGATCCGGGCTCGGGGCTCCGGGGGCACCCCCGCTTCACCCCGGCTTCTCACCCGCAGGCGGCTGCCGGAGGCAGCGCCCGGGGACAGCGCAGCGCCGATCCGCTCTCCGGCTTCCTGGCGTGGTGCGGGCGGGCCGGCGTGCAGCTCAGCCCCAAG GTGCGCCTGAGccgggcgggcgcggtggcgggGTACGGGATGCTGGCGGCGGCCGAGCTGCAGGCCGGGGAGGTGCTGTGCAGCGTCCCGCGCGCCGCGCTGCTCTCCCAGCACACCAGCGCCATCCGCGGGCTGCTGCGCGACG CCCAGGAGTCCCTGCAGAGCCAGTCAGGCTGGGTGCCGctcctgctggccctgctgcacgagtacacagccagcagctctccctggcAGCCGTACTTCTCCCTCTGGCAGGACTTCAGGAGCCTGGATCACCCCATGTTCTG GCCTGAAGAAGAGCGAACAAGACTCCTGCAGGGCACAGGCATCCCAGAAGCTGTGGACAAGGACCTGGCTAACATCCACCTGGAGTACAGCTCCATCATCCTGCCCTTCATGAAGGCCCACCCGAAAATCTTTGACCCCAAGCTGCACACGCTGGAGCTGTACAAGGAGCTGGTGGCTTTTGTCATGGCCTACAG CTTTCAGGAACCtttggaagaggaagatgaggaTGAGAAGGGGCCCAACCCTCCGATGATGGTGCCTGTAGCAGATATTTTGAACCATGTGGCCAACCACAACGCCAACCTGGAATACTCTCCC CAATGTTTACGAATGGTTACCACACAGCCCATCAGCAAAGGACAAGAGATCTTCAACACGTACGGGCAGATGGCCAACTGGCAGCTCCTGCACATGTATGGCTTCGCAGAGCCGTACCCTGGCAACAGCAACGACACAGCTGACATCCAGATGGTGACAGTTCgcaaggcagcactgcagcGTGA GTGCCAGCAGcgaggcacagcagcagctggtcgCAGAGCAGTGGGACTTCTTGTGCCAGCTGGAGATGGTGGGGGAGGAAGGTGCCTTTGTACTCGGCTGGGATGA
- the LOC101912478 gene encoding SNF-related serine/threonine-protein kinase-like isoform X1, translating to MAGTQGCGEGKIAGLYDLERTLGKGHFAVVKLARHVFTGQRVAVKVIDKSKLAGEAAGQLLQEVRCMKLVQHPNVVRLYEVIDTHAKLYLILELGDGGDMFDHIMRHEGGLAEPRAKHYFAQIVHAISYCHKLHVVHRDLKPENVVFFQEQGVVKLTDFGFSNRFQPGKMLTTSCGSLAYSAPEILLGDEYDAPAVDIWSLGVILYMLVCGHPPFQEANDSETLTMIMDCRYTVPPHVSAQCADLISRMLQRDPKQRASLEQIEGHAWLQGVDPSPASRCLLPLTSHKRVSEEEHEIILQAMTCGNIADRDTIQEALEANRYNHITATYFLLAERMLREKQEKQGHCLSLVYNLAKEVQSRTNLSDTFSPVGSTSSLLPFTEVPGSLAVGSRLPPLPAGGDTSGRQPPRTLLKVPAVDTTITKSTPALQQICEEEEEEEEEEEGRPSTMERKSSSLNQEQMRAFLHARRRPSGCGEVWGPGAELGSWGGRSGVAWAGKGASGGWGPPALRGTGAKPPRREDIEPRGSLAEPPREKGAILSPRSGCAELPEVLGAETTTPAALPSPADKSPGQGAPSSPAQRSGESSDLGGIEGGAESVIKLDPGKSKGGSLRDRLLQFPLCEKALAFKIRPGSKESLLSLGQFNCCHVI from the exons ATGGCTGGGACGCAGGGCTGCGGCGAGGGGAAGATCGCGGGGCTGTATGACCTGGAGCGCACACTGGGCAAGGGCCACTTTGCGGTGGTGAAACTGGCACGGCATGTCTTCACCGGGCAGCGGGTGGCCGTCAAGGTGATTGACAAGAGTAAGCTGGCGGGGGAGGCAGCGGGGCAGCTCCTGCAAGAGGTGCGCTGCATGAAGCTGGTCCAGCACCCCAATGTGGTGCGCCTTTACGAGGTCATCGACACCCATGCCAAGCTCTACCTCATCCTGGAGCTGGGTGACGGTGGGGACATGTTTGACCACATCATGCGACATGAGGGCGGGCTGGCTGAGCCACGGGCCAAGCACTACTTCGCCCAGATCGTCCACGCCATCTCCTACTGCCACAAGCTCCACGTGGTGCATCGCGACCTCAAGCCCGAGAATGTGGTCTTCTTCCAGGAGCAGGGGGTGGTCAAACTCACCGACTTCGGCTTCAGCAACCGCTTCCAGCCTGGCAAGATGCTCACCACCAGCTGTGGTTCACTGGCTTACTCGGCACCTGAGATCCTGCTTGGGGATGAGTATGATGCCCCGGCTGTCG aCATCTGGAGCCTGGGGGTCATCCTGTACATGCTGGTGTGTGGTCACCCCCCCTTCCAGGAGGCCAATGACAGCGAGACCCTCACTATGATAATGGACTGCCGCTACACCGTCCCCCCGCACGTCTCTGCACAGTGCGCTGA TCTCATCTCCAGGATGCTGCAGCGGGACCCGAAGCAGCGAGCCTCCCTGGAGCAGATCGAGGGCCACGCGTGGCTGCAGGGGGTAGACCCATCCCCTGCCAGccgctgcctgctgcccctcaCCTCCCACAAGCGCGTGTCTGAGGAGGAGCACGAAATCATCCTCCAGGCCATGACGTGTGGAAACATTGCGGATCGGGACACCATCCAGGA GGCGCTGGAAGCCAACCGCTACAACCACATCACAGCCACGTATTTCCTGCTGGCGGAGAGGATGCTGcgggagaagcaggagaagcagggcCACTGCCTCAGCCTTGTCTACAACCTGGCCAAGGAGGTACAAAGCAG GACCAACTTATCGGACACATTCAGCCCCgtgggcagcaccagcagcctctTGCCCTTCACAGAGGTGCCAGGCAGCCTTGCTGTGGGCTCCCGGCTGCCCCCCCTGCCTGCTGGAGGGGACACAAGTGGCCggcagccccccaggacccTGCTGAAGGTCCCTGCTGTTGACACCACCATCACCAAgagcaccccagccctgcagcagatctgtgaggaggaagaggaggaggaggaggaggaggaggggaggccCAGCACCATGGAGAGGAAGAGCAGTTCACTGAACCAGGAGCAGATGCGAGCTTTCCTGCATGCCCGCCGCCGCCCATCTGGCTGCGGGGAGGTGTGGGGCCCAGGGGCcgagctggggagctggggcgGGCGCTCGGGGGTGgcctgggctgggaagggagcGAGCGGGGGCTGGGGTCCCCCAGCACTTCGGGGGACCGGAGCCAAGCCCCCTAGGAGGGAGGACATAGAGCCTAGGGGCTCCTTGGCAGAGCCCCCCAGGGAAAAGGGAGCCATCCTGTCCCCCCGGAGTGGCTGTGCTGAGCTTCCCGAGGTGCTGGGGGCAGAGACAACaacccctgctgccctcccaaGCCCTGCAGACAagtccccagggcagggggcacccagcagcccagcccagcggTCAGGGGAGAGCTCGGACCTGGGGGGCATCGAGGGGGGCGCAGAGAGCGTGATCAAGCTGGACCCAGGCAAAAGCAAGGGGGGCAGCCTGCGGGACAGGCTCCTGCAGTTCCCGCTCTGTGAGAAAGCCCTGGCCTTCAAAATCCGGCCGGGCTCCAAGGAAAGCCTCCTCTCGCTGGGGCAGTTCAACTGCTGCCACGTCATTTAA
- the LOC101912478 gene encoding SNF-related serine/threonine-protein kinase-like isoform X2 — protein sequence MAGTQGCGEGKIAGLYDLERTLGKGHFAVVKLARHVFTGQRVAVKEQGVVKLTDFGFSNRFQPGKMLTTSCGSLAYSAPEILLGDEYDAPAVDIWSLGVILYMLVCGHPPFQEANDSETLTMIMDCRYTVPPHVSAQCADLISRMLQRDPKQRASLEQIEGHAWLQGVDPSPASRCLLPLTSHKRVSEEEHEIILQAMTCGNIADRDTIQEALEANRYNHITATYFLLAERMLREKQEKQGHCLSLVYNLAKEVQSRTNLSDTFSPVGSTSSLLPFTEVPGSLAVGSRLPPLPAGGDTSGRQPPRTLLKVPAVDTTITKSTPALQQICEEEEEEEEEEEGRPSTMERKSSSLNQEQMRAFLHARRRPSGCGEVWGPGAELGSWGGRSGVAWAGKGASGGWGPPALRGTGAKPPRREDIEPRGSLAEPPREKGAILSPRSGCAELPEVLGAETTTPAALPSPADKSPGQGAPSSPAQRSGESSDLGGIEGGAESVIKLDPGKSKGGSLRDRLLQFPLCEKALAFKIRPGSKESLLSLGQFNCCHVI from the exons ATGGCTGGGACGCAGGGCTGCGGCGAGGGGAAGATCGCGGGGCTGTATGACCTGGAGCGCACACTGGGCAAGGGCCACTTTGCGGTGGTGAAACTGGCACGGCATGTCTTCACCGGGCAGCGGGTGGCCGTCAAG GAGCAGGGGGTGGTCAAACTCACCGACTTCGGCTTCAGCAACCGCTTCCAGCCTGGCAAGATGCTCACCACCAGCTGTGGTTCACTGGCTTACTCGGCACCTGAGATCCTGCTTGGGGATGAGTATGATGCCCCGGCTGTCG aCATCTGGAGCCTGGGGGTCATCCTGTACATGCTGGTGTGTGGTCACCCCCCCTTCCAGGAGGCCAATGACAGCGAGACCCTCACTATGATAATGGACTGCCGCTACACCGTCCCCCCGCACGTCTCTGCACAGTGCGCTGA TCTCATCTCCAGGATGCTGCAGCGGGACCCGAAGCAGCGAGCCTCCCTGGAGCAGATCGAGGGCCACGCGTGGCTGCAGGGGGTAGACCCATCCCCTGCCAGccgctgcctgctgcccctcaCCTCCCACAAGCGCGTGTCTGAGGAGGAGCACGAAATCATCCTCCAGGCCATGACGTGTGGAAACATTGCGGATCGGGACACCATCCAGGA GGCGCTGGAAGCCAACCGCTACAACCACATCACAGCCACGTATTTCCTGCTGGCGGAGAGGATGCTGcgggagaagcaggagaagcagggcCACTGCCTCAGCCTTGTCTACAACCTGGCCAAGGAGGTACAAAGCAG GACCAACTTATCGGACACATTCAGCCCCgtgggcagcaccagcagcctctTGCCCTTCACAGAGGTGCCAGGCAGCCTTGCTGTGGGCTCCCGGCTGCCCCCCCTGCCTGCTGGAGGGGACACAAGTGGCCggcagccccccaggacccTGCTGAAGGTCCCTGCTGTTGACACCACCATCACCAAgagcaccccagccctgcagcagatctgtgaggaggaagaggaggaggaggaggaggaggaggggaggccCAGCACCATGGAGAGGAAGAGCAGTTCACTGAACCAGGAGCAGATGCGAGCTTTCCTGCATGCCCGCCGCCGCCCATCTGGCTGCGGGGAGGTGTGGGGCCCAGGGGCcgagctggggagctggggcgGGCGCTCGGGGGTGgcctgggctgggaagggagcGAGCGGGGGCTGGGGTCCCCCAGCACTTCGGGGGACCGGAGCCAAGCCCCCTAGGAGGGAGGACATAGAGCCTAGGGGCTCCTTGGCAGAGCCCCCCAGGGAAAAGGGAGCCATCCTGTCCCCCCGGAGTGGCTGTGCTGAGCTTCCCGAGGTGCTGGGGGCAGAGACAACaacccctgctgccctcccaaGCCCTGCAGACAagtccccagggcagggggcacccagcagcccagcccagcggTCAGGGGAGAGCTCGGACCTGGGGGGCATCGAGGGGGGCGCAGAGAGCGTGATCAAGCTGGACCCAGGCAAAAGCAAGGGGGGCAGCCTGCGGGACAGGCTCCTGCAGTTCCCGCTCTGTGAGAAAGCCCTGGCCTTCAAAATCCGGCCGGGCTCCAAGGAAAGCCTCCTCTCGCTGGGGCAGTTCAACTGCTGCCACGTCATTTAA
- the SETD6 gene encoding N-lysine methyltransferase SETD6 isoform X2, protein MASVPKRPKAAAGGSARGQRSADPLSGFLAWCGRAGVQLSPKVRLSRAGAVAGYGMLAAAELQAGEVLCSVPRAALLSQHTSAIRGLLRDAQESLQSQSGWVPLLLALLHEYTASSSPWQPYFSLWQDFRSLDHPMFWPEEERTRLLQGTGIPEAVDKDLANIHLEYSSIILPFMKAHPKIFDPKLHTLELYKELVAFVMAYSFQEPLEEEDEDEKGPNPPMMVPVADILNHVANHNANLEYSPQCLRMVTTQPISKGQEIFNTYGQMANWQLLHMYGFAEPYPGNSNDTADIQMVTVRKAALQRASSEAQQQLVAEQWDFLCQLEMVGEEGAFVLGWDEVLTEEELSTTLKVLCMSEEEFKEYKEQDGWEDNSEEEENSTLSNEALSRLKTPCKKLLYDSVLLTLESYGSDLKAEQDLLNNKEAYEKLSRREQQALHVRYGQKRILHQLLELVH, encoded by the exons ATGGCGTCGGTGCCCAAGAGGCCCAAG GCGGCTGCCGGAGGCAGCGCCCGGGGACAGCGCAGCGCCGATCCGCTCTCCGGCTTCCTGGCGTGGTGCGGGCGGGCCGGCGTGCAGCTCAGCCCCAAG GTGCGCCTGAGccgggcgggcgcggtggcgggGTACGGGATGCTGGCGGCGGCCGAGCTGCAGGCCGGGGAGGTGCTGTGCAGCGTCCCGCGCGCCGCGCTGCTCTCCCAGCACACCAGCGCCATCCGCGGGCTGCTGCGCGACG CCCAGGAGTCCCTGCAGAGCCAGTCAGGCTGGGTGCCGctcctgctggccctgctgcacgagtacacagccagcagctctccctggcAGCCGTACTTCTCCCTCTGGCAGGACTTCAGGAGCCTGGATCACCCCATGTTCTG GCCTGAAGAAGAGCGAACAAGACTCCTGCAGGGCACAGGCATCCCAGAAGCTGTGGACAAGGACCTGGCTAACATCCACCTGGAGTACAGCTCCATCATCCTGCCCTTCATGAAGGCCCACCCGAAAATCTTTGACCCCAAGCTGCACACGCTGGAGCTGTACAAGGAGCTGGTGGCTTTTGTCATGGCCTACAG CTTTCAGGAACCtttggaagaggaagatgaggaTGAGAAGGGGCCCAACCCTCCGATGATGGTGCCTGTAGCAGATATTTTGAACCATGTGGCCAACCACAACGCCAACCTGGAATACTCTCCC CAATGTTTACGAATGGTTACCACACAGCCCATCAGCAAAGGACAAGAGATCTTCAACACGTACGGGCAGATGGCCAACTGGCAGCTCCTGCACATGTATGGCTTCGCAGAGCCGTACCCTGGCAACAGCAACGACACAGCTGACATCCAGATGGTGACAGTTCgcaaggcagcactgcagc GTGCCAGCAGcgaggcacagcagcagctggtcgCAGAGCAGTGGGACTTCTTGTGCCAGCTGGAGATGGTGGGGGAGGAAGGTGCCTTTGTACTCGGCTGGGATGAGGTGCTGACAGAGGAAGAGCTGTCCACAACCCTGAAG GTGCTGTGCATGTCAGAAGAAGAATTTAAGGAGTATAAGGAACAAGACGGCTGGGAGGACAacagtgaggaagaagaaaactctACCCTTTCAAACGAGGCTCTCTCCAGACTTAAAACCCCTTGCAAGAAGCTCCTTTATGACAGCGTGTTGCTGACCCTGGAGTCCTACGGGTCAGACttgaaagcagagcaggactTGCTAAATAACAAAGAGGCTTATGAGAAACTGAGTCGAAGGGAGCAGCAAGCGTTGCATGTGCGCTATGGACAGAAAAGGATCTTGCATCAGCTGCTAGAGCTGGTACACTAG
- the SETD6 gene encoding N-lysine methyltransferase SETD6 isoform X1, with translation MASVPKRPKVPRRRGGRDTGHPDPGSGLRGHPRFTPASHPQAAAGGSARGQRSADPLSGFLAWCGRAGVQLSPKVRLSRAGAVAGYGMLAAAELQAGEVLCSVPRAALLSQHTSAIRGLLRDAQESLQSQSGWVPLLLALLHEYTASSSPWQPYFSLWQDFRSLDHPMFWPEEERTRLLQGTGIPEAVDKDLANIHLEYSSIILPFMKAHPKIFDPKLHTLELYKELVAFVMAYSFQEPLEEEDEDEKGPNPPMMVPVADILNHVANHNANLEYSPQCLRMVTTQPISKGQEIFNTYGQMANWQLLHMYGFAEPYPGNSNDTADIQMVTVRKAALQRASSEAQQQLVAEQWDFLCQLEMVGEEGAFVLGWDEVLTEEELSTTLKVLCMSEEEFKEYKEQDGWEDNSEEEENSTLSNEALSRLKTPCKKLLYDSVLLTLESYGSDLKAEQDLLNNKEAYEKLSRREQQALHVRYGQKRILHQLLELVH, from the exons ATGGCGTCGGTGCCCAAGAGGCCCAAGGTGCCGCGGCGGCGGGGTGGGAGGGACACGGGACACCCCGATCCGGGCTCGGGGCTCCGGGGGCACCCCCGCTTCACCCCGGCTTCTCACCCGCAGGCGGCTGCCGGAGGCAGCGCCCGGGGACAGCGCAGCGCCGATCCGCTCTCCGGCTTCCTGGCGTGGTGCGGGCGGGCCGGCGTGCAGCTCAGCCCCAAG GTGCGCCTGAGccgggcgggcgcggtggcgggGTACGGGATGCTGGCGGCGGCCGAGCTGCAGGCCGGGGAGGTGCTGTGCAGCGTCCCGCGCGCCGCGCTGCTCTCCCAGCACACCAGCGCCATCCGCGGGCTGCTGCGCGACG CCCAGGAGTCCCTGCAGAGCCAGTCAGGCTGGGTGCCGctcctgctggccctgctgcacgagtacacagccagcagctctccctggcAGCCGTACTTCTCCCTCTGGCAGGACTTCAGGAGCCTGGATCACCCCATGTTCTG GCCTGAAGAAGAGCGAACAAGACTCCTGCAGGGCACAGGCATCCCAGAAGCTGTGGACAAGGACCTGGCTAACATCCACCTGGAGTACAGCTCCATCATCCTGCCCTTCATGAAGGCCCACCCGAAAATCTTTGACCCCAAGCTGCACACGCTGGAGCTGTACAAGGAGCTGGTGGCTTTTGTCATGGCCTACAG CTTTCAGGAACCtttggaagaggaagatgaggaTGAGAAGGGGCCCAACCCTCCGATGATGGTGCCTGTAGCAGATATTTTGAACCATGTGGCCAACCACAACGCCAACCTGGAATACTCTCCC CAATGTTTACGAATGGTTACCACACAGCCCATCAGCAAAGGACAAGAGATCTTCAACACGTACGGGCAGATGGCCAACTGGCAGCTCCTGCACATGTATGGCTTCGCAGAGCCGTACCCTGGCAACAGCAACGACACAGCTGACATCCAGATGGTGACAGTTCgcaaggcagcactgcagc GTGCCAGCAGcgaggcacagcagcagctggtcgCAGAGCAGTGGGACTTCTTGTGCCAGCTGGAGATGGTGGGGGAGGAAGGTGCCTTTGTACTCGGCTGGGATGAGGTGCTGACAGAGGAAGAGCTGTCCACAACCCTGAAG GTGCTGTGCATGTCAGAAGAAGAATTTAAGGAGTATAAGGAACAAGACGGCTGGGAGGACAacagtgaggaagaagaaaactctACCCTTTCAAACGAGGCTCTCTCCAGACTTAAAACCCCTTGCAAGAAGCTCCTTTATGACAGCGTGTTGCTGACCCTGGAGTCCTACGGGTCAGACttgaaagcagagcaggactTGCTAAATAACAAAGAGGCTTATGAGAAACTGAGTCGAAGGGAGCAGCAAGCGTTGCATGTGCGCTATGGACAGAAAAGGATCTTGCATCAGCTGCTAGAGCTGGTACACTAG
- the AGRP gene encoding agouti-related protein yields MLNVLLVCCGLLQGIQAILTADLSCGHLQKVSCGLEGADRARYSSLLRKVKEVSAEPAGTLPRLGFEQMALEVQEANGDLMQRGGVLEPQASSTEPQAAGREERSPRRCVRLLESCLGHQVPCCDPCATCYCRFFNAFCYCRKISTSFPCGKN; encoded by the exons ATGCTGAACGTGCTGCTGGtgtgctgtgggctgctgcaggggatCCAGGCCATCCTCACTGCCGACCTCAGCTGTGGCCACCTGCAGAAGGTGAGCTGTGGGCTGGAAGGGGCAGACAGAGCCCGGTACTCCAGCCTGCTGCGGAAAGTCAAGGAGGTGTCTGCAGAGCCGGCAG GAACTCTCCCCAGGCTGGGGTTTGAGCAGATGGCCCTGGAGGTCCAAGAAGCCAACGGTGACCTCATGCAGAGAGGTGGTGTGCTGGAACCGCAG GCATCATCCACAGAACCGCAAGCTGCAGGTCGCGAAGAGCGCTCACCTCGCCGCTGTGTCCGCCTGCTGGAGTCCTGCCTTGGGCATCAGGTCCCCTGCTGCGACCCCTGTGCCACCTGCTACTGCCGCTTCTTCAATGCCTTTTGCTACTGCAGGAAAATCAGCACCAGCTTCCCCTGTGGCAAGAACTAG